The Leptospira sp. WS60.C2 genome includes the window CTAAATGTGGTAGGTATACCAAAGCGAGGGTAGGATTGTATTTTTGATCCACGTATAAGGTAGCATCTTTAATCCACTTAGTAGAACGTATGTTGGTATTAGGTCCCCAAAAATGGAAAAGGGGGAAAGGTCCAAACTTTTTTTGTAACTCTTCACGTAGTTCGGGAGGATTAGAATAACAATCAGGAGCTTTCACTCCATCAGCATGATACTGTGGTCTTGGTGTCACAGAATAATCTACCGAGGAGTACATATTGTACCACCAAAACATCTTGGAGCATGTAAAATTTGGGTGCAACTTTTTTGCTCTTTCCCAAATCTTTTCTGCTAAAACCAAATGATTGGACTGTTTCCAAAATTTGACTTCCGCATCGGTTTTGTCATACCATCCGTTACCGACGATTCCATGTTGTTTTGGCCATTTTCCAGTGAGATAAGTAGACTGAACGCTTGTTGTCACACCAGGTAACATTGGTTCAATGAGAGTGAAGCTTCGTTTTTCTAAGTATTGTTTGATAAATGGAGTGTCTTCGGAAATAACAGACTGAGAAAGTCCGACTACGTTGATGACAACTGTTTTGTGAAAAATTGTTTTTTTACCCTTCATTAACCGATCCCGATTCCCCTGGAAAGATTCCCAGAACAGATTGTAACCATTGGATTTCTCTTGTGATGGAGGCTTCTAATGGCATATGCAACGAGCTTGGAAGAACACCCCATGTGTATGTTTCGATTTCTAATAGATTTGTAAAAGGAGATTTTTTTTGTTCTTCTAACCCAAATAATAACTCTTCCTGCGTAGAGGAAAATGTTCCATACGATTTTAAAAAAATAGGAACATGAAAATGAATGCGCCACTCTTCTTTGGGAGTGGCACCGTGTTCAATGGCAAACCCTAAGTCTCGATAGGATACTTTTGTACCATCAGGAAGAGACGATATCACTTGGTGTAAGTATTTTTTTTCATCAAACGGTTTTAGAAGTTCCAAAATTTCATTTGGTTGGTTTTCAAATCTAACTTTTAAGGCAGAACTTACCTGCATTCGTCCGACCTTGATACCAGTTCGATTTAACTCGGAAAAAAGAAAAGGATTCATTTCAAAACTTACAGCAAGATGGCAGACATCCAAACACAATCGTATATGATCGAGAATGATTTGTTTTCCTATCTCCGATGTGGTTCCAAAGGTTTCGGAAAGGATGGGTAAGGCAGTGGGTATCAATTCTTCTTCATACCACCTGATAAAATCGAAAAACGTTCCAAGCACTCCATCAGGTTCTGGTTCGATGTCTAAATGAAGGGTTTGGTTGGTTTCGATTTTTACATGAATCAAATGGACTAAGATACGAATGATGTTTTTTGTACAGATTTGTCTGCGTTGTTTTTTCTCTAAATCATTTGAATCAAAAAAAGAATACGATAGTGGCGGTGTTGAAACCCCTCCCTCTTCTCCCGCAGGCAATACTTCTTTTAATAAGGAAAACAGTCGAATGGTGTAATCCAATCGTTCTTCTTTTGACCAATCGGGAAGATAAACGTTTTCTTTGACAACGTCGGTATGAAACCCTCCAAATGGGAACCCATTGATGGAAACGATATAGAGAGACTCTTGTTCCATCCAATTTTTCCATGCTTTTAAGTTTTCTTTTTGCAAAAGCTCAATGGAAGCCTGATTGGAAAGCCGAAGCCCCAAAGCAAATGGTGTATCGGGTGAAACTTGTTTTTTAATTTTAGGAAGATAGGTTTTTAATTCCTTCCAATGTTCTTTCCAAGACTCTCCTAAATGAATATTGGAACAGTAAGTTACATGGCCAAATTTTGTTTTCATTAGGATTGTATTAAACGAATGAAAGCAGATTCTAAAACTGTCTGATCGACCGAATACACTTCTTTTGATTTCCCAATCTCTTCTAACATGAGCAAGGTTAACTTACCACCTAAATGCTCCCTAAATTCCTCCAAAGAAACCATCAAATGATCTTTTCCTTTTTCCAATACAATTGGGTGTTGAAACGAAAAACCAAGACCTTTTAATAAAGAGAGGATTCGATCACATTCAGATTTCTCCAAATCTCCTACTAAAGAAGAATAAATACTATCAAGTGCCATTCCAATCGCAACAGCTTCCCCGTGTCGAATTGTAAAATCAGATAGGTATTCAATTTTGTGAGCAAACCAATGTCCAAAATCAAGTGGTCTTGATGATCCAAATTCAAATGGATCTCCTTGGCTGATGTGTTCCACATGCAAACGTGCACACTCATATATAAGATACTCCATGGCACTGGGATCTCGACTCACCAATCGGTCGACACTCGATTCGATCCACTCAAAAAATGTTTTGTTTTTAATGAGAGAAACCTTAATGGCTTCTGCCATACCAGATCGCCAGTCTCTTTCTTCTAATGAGTGAAGGAAGGTAAAATCGTTGAAAACAGCAATGGGCGGAGAAAATGTACCAAGAAAGTTTTTTTTACCAAAATAATTGATGCTATTTTTAACACCCACACCTGAATCATTTTGAGAGAGAACCGTTGTCGGAACTCGAATCAACCGAATCCCTCGGTGAGAAATGGCTGCCGCATAACCTACCATATCCAAAACAGCACCACCACCAATCACCATAAGATAAGAATGACGATCAATCCCATACTGATTGACAGCAGAAAGAATTTTCTCCCAATACTTAGATTGATTTTTCGACTCTTCCCCACCAGGCACCACTAAAATTTCCGGGATCAATTGAATCTGCGGTAGTCTTGTTTGGAAATAGTTTTGAATTTCATTTTCTATTGTTTTGTGATGTAAGAGAAATCCTTCATCTAGCAAAATAAGTAATTTTCGATTTGTATTTCCAATGGTTTCTTTCTCCATAAAGTTTGCAAAAATTGGATTCTCTATAGAAAAAAGATTGTTGGTAAAAAAAACATCGTAACGATACGGAACTTGAAATTCAGATCGAATCTTTTTAAAGTGACTTTCTTTCATAAAACTTATGTTACAGCAAAATATTTCGCAATCGATAGAGACAATGGCAAAAGAAGTAAAATGCATAGAGCGAGGATCAAAAATCCAAAAGCAGCGGCAAAACTTGCATTAAACACAATTAAAGATATAACTCCCATTTTTACCGCTTTCCCTATCCTTACTGGAGATGGTTCCAGGTAGGCATTCCAAAGTGGTGGGAAAAGAAGTGCACCATGTAGGCATAAGAATGGGATAGCGAAAAGGAACTGTCCTTTGTAAAAAGCAAGAGTTGATTGGATCAAGAGAACCATACCATACAAAAAACCACTCAATACAAATTTTGTTTTCCCTCCTCCAACGACTTCGTTTTGGCTGATGAGTGTAATAGCAGCAATGTAAAGGATGGGCAAGATCGCAATGAAAATAAAGTTCACTGGAACAGATCCAAGGATTGTCATTCCGAGTATTAGATTGAATCCACGGCAAAAACCCATGACCAGCGGCCCAAGAATTTGATGGTGCTTTGCAAATCGATCATAGAGGAAAATAAAAATGACAATAGTTCCAGAAACGAAAAAACTCTCCTTCCCATAAAACGAAGCCAATAGAACACCTAAACAAAGTAAGCTGGTTGCCATAAAAACGGCAAACCTAGGTGAAACGTTTCCTGATGGAATTGGTCTTTCTGGTCTTTCGCGAGAATCAATGTCCCTATCGAAATAATCATTCAGAACAACGCCTCCTCCATACAAACAAACGCTTGATAGTATCAGAAAAATCCCGTTCTCTTTCCAAGGAAAACCAACAATCGCCATACCAGCTAAAATATCTGCAATCGCAGTGAGAAGATTGGAAGGCCTAAGTAAGGTAAGATAACTTTTTAAATTCATTCAATCGATAAATAAAGAATTTTGATTCCACTTTGGTTGTTGTCCTCCGCGTAAAACAGAGTTCCCATGAAATTTATCACTTGGGTCAGCACTAAATCCATTCTCAAAATCAGAAACATCTAACTGACCACTTTTTGCGAAGGCTTCAATCGCATTTTCATACGTCACTTTTCGAATCACTTCGTGAGAAATGCCTCGTGAAACCATAAGTGCAGCCGTTTTTGGAATCGCCAATGGATCAGAGATCCCCCAATCAGCACTGGAATTAATCATAATCCTTTCTGAGCCATATTCTTCGACTATAGATACCATTCGTTTGTTTCCCATTTTCGTAAAGGGATAGATCGTAAACGCCGCATAGAAACCCTGATCTAACACAGATTTAACGGTTTCTTCATTGTTATGATCTACAACCACCCAAGATGGATCTAATCCATGCTCCAAAGCAATTGCCATACTCCTTTCAGTGCCTCTTTTTTTATCTCGGTGCGGTGTATGGATTTGAACTGGTAATTTCGCCTCTTTCGCTAGTTCCAATTGCAATCGATAGTATTTTTCTTCCAGATCAGTTTGGTCATCAAATCCTATTTCCCCTATTCCCACCACACCCTCTTTATAGATGTAAAGTGGTAAAATTTCCATCACTTCTTCTGCCAAACGTTCGTTATTCGCTTCTCTTGAATTGAGTCCAATCGTACAATAATGTTTGATCCCAAATTGCGAAGAACGGAATCGTTCCCAACCTACAAGACTGCTATAATAATCTTTAAACGAAGAGAGACCCGTCCTTGGTTGTCCAACCCAGAAAGCAGGTTCAATGACTGCAACAATGCCTGCTTGTGCCATGTTTTGATAATCGTCCGTTGTACGAGAGACCATATGAATATGAGGATCAAAAAACTTAAATCCTTTGATGGATTCTTTGTATTCATCCCAACGTAAATCAACATGAGTTGGAATTTCTTTCGAAGTGTTTTGATTTTCAAAATGAGAAGGATTGTTAGTAGAAGAATTTTGATCGCACATAATACTTTTTAACAGACAGTCATAAAATTAGACCAGTTCCATTTTCCTTTTTGAATCTCATCTTTGTATTTTGGATGTTCATTGAACAAATCTTGAATCGGTTCTAAACTAGATTCAGAGCAAAGAAGTGATGCTGCCATAACATCTTCTTCTTTTTGCGATAAAAATAATCGTTTTAAAAACGGTAGATGTGTTTCTGAAATATAAGGTGATACAAGTAGCCATACATTGCTAGGAATGTCTCGTCCCGCTGCCCATCTTTCTCTTATGAAATCAAAAATGCTTTCGGAAAGATTTTTGTTTTTTCTCTGGCTAATTCCATAAATCAAAGCAATTGGTTTAGAATTGAATATCGTTTTTAAAACCAATTGGTTCCAAGCAAGTTCAGGAAAATGAAAAAAAGGATATGGATTACAGAGAGCAATGGAATCAAACACAAATCCCATATTTGATCTAACAGCATCCGTTGCTCTTGGTAACCAAACGTCTGGGTAAGGAAGGATTGGCAACGCAGAGAATAAGGCAACTAACTCATTCAATTCGGCTGTATCAAACAAAGTTTCAATTTTTTGAACCAATTGTTCTTTCGGTAATTGTGCAAAAAACGATAACAACCAAACACGACTTAATCGAACCAAATTCCAATCTTGAACAGTGAAACCTGGCACTTCAGGAATCAAATCTCCAATACCAATGGGAGTTTGAATGATCGTTTTGGAAAGATGTCTCGGTGCCTTCACAAAGGCAGTCATCACGGATTCCAAATGCATTTTCGGGATGGAATCCAACCACTCCATTTCCTCTTTTGTGGTATGGCTTTTTAATATGGAAAAGAGAGACAAAGAGACGGACTGAGACATAAATGATAACTAAGGAAATGATTTTTCCGAACAAAAGCAAAGTAAACCAATTATTCGATGTTTTGAAGACGAACTTAGAGTGGATTTTGTCTTTTATTGGGAATCGCTTAAATCGCCACAACGAATGAAGATACTATTCATTTTTGATAATAAATTGTGCAAATTTCCCCTTTTCATTTCGTACCGGCTGATACAGAAAAATATTGGATAGGAAATCGACTTAGGTTTTTATCCACTGGCAAAAAGAAAGGGAACGCCCGATGAAAACACAAATTCGCAAACAAATCCTTGGACTTTTTTTGATCTCACTTTTCTTCTTAGGCCCTTTCAAGATCGATGGGCAAACCGTCACTCTTCCAGAAAAAGAAAAAACTGAGACAGAGTCTCCCGCTGCGTCACCTGCTCTTCCACCAACCAATGAAGATGTTTCCAAACAATCGAAACCTTCTGAGGAAACAAGTGAGTATGTAAGCCCCATGAAGGGAAACCTGGCAAGTGAATATTACCGAAGTTTTCAGATTACAAACAAACAAAAAAAATCCATCCAAGAGAACAAAAGCCTTTGGTTTGCCGATCGTTTTCGAGTCGGGTTTGGGCTTCGACCCAAAGCTGACTCCTTATACAATACCGATTTTGACAGATCCACCTCGGACAATCGAAATACGATTAACAATCAAACACAATTTTATTTGATCGGTGATGTTTCACCTAACATTACCTTTAAACTTACCTTTCAGGATGTACGGTTATGGGGTGGAGAATTAACAGCAGGTTCATCCGATCAAAGGTTAGGCGTGATTTCGAATGCCGGTAATACAATCGACACAACTAGACAAAGAGAATTTGCGCTGAATAATTACACTGGATTCAGAGAGGCATTTTTAGATTTAAAAACAACAAACCAAATGTTTCGTGTTCGCACAGGTCGTCAGATCATTGACTTTGGGGATGGAAGGATTGTTGGTGCACGTAACGATAGTTTGAATGGCAACTCTTTTGATGCAGTCCGTACAACTCTTACAGTACAAAAACAAACGTTAGATGTATTTGGTGCGATTGTCAGCTCCGAAAACAATGCAAACAGTATGGTTTCGAATAATTCCACAAGACTAGGTGGACCAGGGAATGCTTCCTTTTACGGAATTCATTATGGCATCAAACCATGGGAATGGTTAGGCATTGAAGTCTATAATTTCACTCTTTATAAGCAGAGATTGAAAGCAACTAATACAACTCCTTATGGATCAGATATTTACTACAGGGACCCAGACCAGTTGAATACAACCGGTTTTCGTCTGACGAATCGTACTAAAAGTAACTCACTGCCAAGAGAAACGGGAATCGATTGGATGGTGGAAGCAGCATGGCAAACAGGATTTACAGGAGAACGAGTTTCTCCTGATTGGATCAACCAAGATGGTCGCTTTAAGACTAACAGAACAACAGGAGAACCTCCTCCTTTTTCAGAACCTGTTCGTTACAAGGCAAATATCGTATCAGCTCAGTTAGGTTATACCCCTGTCAAAGAATTTCGAATTGGAATCCAATATGTACAAGCATCCGGGGATCCCAATCGAAACGATAGCAGCAATGGAACGTATAATCCTTTGTTTGCAACAAGAAGGATGGCTGGTGGTTCGATTCCTTTTGCGGGAGGAGGAAATTCTGGTTTAATTTTTTGGCAAAACATCAAAGACTATTCTCTCCATATTAAATATGAATCGCCCAAATGGGGAACATTCATAGTAAACCCTCATTGGTATTACAAGACAAAACTGCAAGATGGATATTATGATAATAACAATTATGTTACTGGAAACAGATTAACAGGAGAAACTGCTTCCACTGAAGACTTTTTTAATGCAGAGGCGAACAATCCTAATCGTCCTCGATTGGGAAAACATGTTGCAACTGAAATCAACTTGATTTATATCATCACACCATTTGAGAATGTTTCCTTTTGGTTTGGTGCAAGTTCCTTATATGCAGGAGATGCGATTCGAAACCAAAAGAATAATCCTTTTGAAACAGATCCATACAGAAGGTATGACTATAAACCTAACGCCAGTTTTTTTACCTTTCAAACAGTCTTCGCAATTTAAGACATCTTTCTATTTTTTGGCTTTGGATGAAATCCTTCTAGGATGATGTCCAAACCAAAATCAAAATTTTGTTTGCCATTGTATCTGCCGGTCGCTACTTCTTTTGACAAATGATAGAAGTAAGGTAATTCCTTTTGGTTGATCATCGGCAAATATTCTTTTGCTTTGCTTTCATAATCACTTGGATGAAAGGGAAAATTAAGCTCCTGCAATGTAAAACCGTAAATATGACTATCGATTGTATTGATGATATGGTCGGATTCTTTATAAGAAAAACCTGCCTGAACCAAACATCCCAACGTATCATTAAAAAAACGAAGCATAAAATCGCCAATATTGACTCTAGATACGAGAAGTAAGGTTAACCAAGGATGGATCATAAGAACACTTCTTACTGATTTCGCCCTTTTTTTCATCTCCAATTTCCAATCACCTTCCACTTTCGGCAAAACAAAATGTTTTACACAAGACTCGACCATCGCATCCAATAATCCATCTTTGTTTTGTACATGATTGTACAAAGACATAGCTTCCACACCTAACGAATTTGCTAAATTTCTCATGGAAAGAGATTCGATTCCATGACGATCCGCATAGGAAATGGCAGATTCGATCACAAGTTCTTTCGTTAAGATATTCCTTGCTTTAGGAGTTTTCTTTTTTGCTGCCAATCCTTTCTTTACCCTTCTCTTTTGAATACGGATACCAATCACCTATCATAAAATCCACTACTAAATGAACAAAACTTTTATACCTATGGAAATATATTTCGTTGACATACTTACACTGTAAGTTAATTCCTTAAAAAGGAGCGATTCACTTGAAAGTAATTACCAATCGAAAGTATGGACCACCCGAAGTCTTAAGACTAGAGGAATGGGAAACCCCGATACCAAAAGAGAATGAAATTCGAGTCAAAATTATCAATACAACGGTCAACTCGGGTGATTGGCGCGTTCGAAAGCCAGATCCAAACATAGCACGATTGTATTTTGGGCTCTTTAAACCAAGATCCGTTGTTTTAGGACTGAGCTTTGCTGGGCTTGTGGATACGGTTGGAACGAAGGTTTCTACCTTTCAAGTAGGCGATCGAGTCGTTGGCTCCACTGGAATGAAAATGGGAACTTATGCCGAATATACTTGTATTCCTGAAACTGGAATTGTGACCAAACTTCCCAAAGAAATTTCTTTTGCAGAGGGAGCAGGAATTTCCTTCGGTGGATTCACTGCTCTCGACTTTATCCAAAAATGCAACGTGCAAACGAACCAATCGATCCTTATTTATGGAGCGTCTAGTTCCGTAGGTTCCGCTGCGATCCAATTAGCAAAACATTTCGGTGCACATGTAACAACCGTTTGTAGCAAAGGAAACATCCCTTTGATGAAGTCATTGGGAGCCGATGAACCTTTAGACTATGATCAGTATTTTTCTACAAATCACACTAAAGAATATGACATCGTTTTTGAATGTGTGGGAAAAACAGAAATTCAAAACAATTTAAAACATCTAAAAAAAGGTGGAAACTTGGTTTTGGTAGGAGCTTCCTTTCGACAAATGTGGCAAGCATTATGGATTTCCATTTTCAAAAGAATCAAAATTCACTTTGGACCCATAAAAGAATCCATAGAAAATCTTAATTTTCTCCTAACGTTAGCCACTCTTGGAAAGATCAAAGTCAATATTGATAAAGTCTATCCGTTAGAGGAAATGGCAGAAGCGCATCGGTATGTGGAAGCTGGACACAAAAAAGGTAATGTTGTGATTCAGGTGGAAAAGACAAAATAAAGAAAAAAACCAGTCTCACCTAATCCTATCTAGGTGAGACGTAAACAAACCTAATTCATTTTAAACATCGATGGTTTGTCTTGTTTTTTGGACTGAGAAAATGTGAGGTCTTCATAAACTCGATCGGTTTTACAGACTTTCACATTGGCGGCCGTTGAGCAGGAAGCCGTTCCTGAAATTTTACAACCCTTTGCTTCACAAGCCTTCCTGTCATTTCCACGACATTGTTGGCAACCGTTTGTACTTCCATTTCCACACAGAAAACAATCTTCCGCAAACGCTGCTGTTGATGAAAATAAAACCACCAACGCAAAACTAAACGAGACCAATGTTCTCATATATTCTCCTATTCACCAAATCCTATAATTGGATGAGAAAGAAAATCGTATGGATTATAAAGATTTTTACAAACATAATTTTTACTTTGGTACGGGAGGGATTACATAAAATAAGATCGCAAAAAAATGACAAATACTTCCTGACAATACAAAGAGATGCCAGATGGCATGATTGAGCGGCAAACGATCCCAAAGATAAAAAATCACACCAAACGTATAACTAAGTCCACCAGCCACAAGCCAAGTCATCCCACCAACACCAATGGCAACTCGAATGTCTTTGATTACAAAAATGGCAAGCCAGCCCATAATGATGTAGACAGCCACTCGAAGTCCGCTGTATTTTCCAGGAAACAATAATAACAAAAGGACACCAAGAATCGCAAGGATCCAAATCACTCCAAACAATACCCATCCCCATTCCGAATTTTCTCGCAAACTAACAAGCGTAAATGGAGTATATGTTCCAGCAATTAGGAAATAGATCGAAGCATGGTCAATCACCTTAAACACTCGTTTTGTGGCAGTATGATAAATTCCATGGTAAAGTGTCGATGCTAAATATAAGATCACTAAAGTGGCACCGTAAATGGTAGCGCTGACAATATGCCAAATGTCACCATAAAGGATCGCCATGGTGAGTAGGACAGAAAGTCCAGCAATGCTAAGCCCCCCACCGATTCCGTGAGTCACGGCATTTGCAATTTCATGTCCTATGGTGTATTCATGAACCGTGTCAATAAGATCCTGAATGGGAGAATGGTTCTCCGTTGTTTGTGAGGAAGAAGGCGGAACAAAATGTGGTTCTCGATTTTTGACAGGAGTTACTTTGTTTTTGGATCGTTTCGAGGACTGGGCTATTTTTGACTTTTTCTTAGTTGACGGTTTTTGTTTCGCTTTTTTGGCTTTCATTTGTTTTAACTGCTTGGATTTGACTCTAATTTTATAAGAAGGTCAATCGAAAGAAAAGTTTCAAAAATGAATCGGTAGGGACAAAATTTACGGGTTGCGAAATTGGGTATTTGTATCCTTTCCCAAATGCATAGATTGGATGTTTGTGATGATGGATCCAAAGGAGAACCGATATGCTCTTTGTTTCTCACTTGGATCCATCCAACAGAAACAATCGATTCTCCCATCAATCAGTTCAGATCATTCTGAATCTTTGGTGTCGATTTTCTCTTTCCTTTGTTTTTTGTTTTCCTTCGCCTTGTCCTTCATTTTCTCTTTTTGGTCCATTCGTTTCTCTTTTAATTCTTCGAAGGAAATAGAACCATCAGCATCTTTGTCCAATTCTTGGAAAAAACCATCATGGAATTTTTGCCATTCTTCCTTTGTTACTTTTTTGTCACCATCTGTATCCATTTTTTTAAAGTGGTCTTGTGCCATCATACGTCTTCCCTGACCGTTGTTTGGTTGCGCCAAAAGTGAAAAAGAAATAAGAAGAGAAAATCCTAAAGTGAGCCGAATCATCGTTTTCATAAAAAACCTCTACCAAAAGGATAGGTGACAAAAAAAGTTTCGTCAACCTCTTTGATCGATGATTTTAAAATGAATCCTTTCAGATTAGAATGATTCCAAATGTTCTAGTTTTATTTTTTGGGTTCAAAACGTTCGGGAAAATAATTCATTAAATAGGAGATGGTTGCTTTTTTTGCCTCACCGACCATCCAAGGAGTGAAATCACCATATGTTTGGTATGAGAGTTTTAATAAGGAATCGGCAATTGATATGGCAACTCCAAAAACTTGGTCTAAGATGTCCAAGTTTTTCAATTGGAATTTTTCGTATAATCCTTGTTTGGTTATATTTGCCAATTTTCGATCTAATTCTTGTCCCACTAACATCATCTCAGGGTTACACATCCGATAGCCATAGATGAGTCTCGGAAAAGCTACCTCTGAATTGGTGACTTCCACTGCTACATCGATCGACTTTTCAATGTATTCTTTCCATGATTGAAATTTTTCTTTTTGTAAAACAATGAGTTTTTCTATCATACCTTCGGAGTGTAATAAACGAATGCCATGAAAGATAGCCTCAACATTCGGAAAAAAATGATAGGCAGAAGGTCTAGGAATTTTTGCTTTTTTACAAATGTCAGCAAAACTAATTTCCTCAGGATTTTTTTCCCGCAGTAGCTCGAATGCCACTGACAAAAGCTGAGCTCTACGATTCCTTCCTTGTTTGCTTGTAAATTTAAATGGTCTCGAAGCTAGATCAGGCGAAAGGGATGCCCCTAACAATTTGTCCATGATACGAGCTTACTTATAAATCCTACTTAGTCAATCCCGATGCAAAGAAAAAACCTGACTCTCTTAGAGCCAGGCAAATCAATCGTTTAGATGTTCCTATTGGATTGTAAATTGATTCGTGACTATTCCTTGGTAGGAACTAATCGCACCAGTCCAACCTGATTTCCAATGACCTCGGTGACGAATTCGGAACGCACCTTTTGGAAAAGAAGTTGTGTCCCAAGTTGTCTTGATTTTTGAATAGGCAATACCATCACTTAGCCATCTATATGTTTTTGAAGGATCATTGTCTCTGGCAATGACAATCCAATTGGAACCATTTTGACGTTCGATATCAGCGAAACTACTTCCAATGAGCATATTATTTTTTGGATGACCTCCCCAGAAAACAGCTGTTACTTTTGATCCACTAGGATCAGAGGAATGTGGTTGTGTGACGACATTCCCAAAACTTTTGAACAATGATACATCATCAAAACGACACCAGTCTGCAATGTGACTTGGAAGTTCGTTAGGTCTGGCGGACTCGGCCCATTGGGAACTGTCGATCCCTTCCAATCGTACACTGCCTTTCCAAGGGAATCGATCTCCTTTCCCGATTTACAGAAAAGTCATGTCTCTGAAACGCTGTTCTTAACTGTGGAATTGTCGATTTTAGATTTAGTTTTCATCAACCAAGGCCAAACTGCGAGAGACGCAATCCAAAATAGCGTCCAAGTGGCACAAGCAGCAGAGGAATTTGGTTACCACCGAATTTGGATCGCAGAACATCACAACTTTCCCTCAATCGCAAGCGCTGCTACATCCGTGGTGATCGGACACATTGCTGGTGCTACCAAGTCCATTCGTGTGGGAGCTGGCGGGATCATGTTACCAAACCATTCACCTCTAGTGATCGCAGAACAATTCGGAACTCTAGAAAGTTTGTATCCCAATCGAATTGATTTAGGATTGGGTAGAGCTCCTGGCACAGACCAACTCACCTTACGAGCGTTAAGACGCGATCCCATGGCATCACAACATTTCCCTGAAGACGTAAAAGAACTTTTGCATTTATTATCGTCTGAATCCAACAACGACAGCGTAAAAGCAATCCCTGGGATTGGAACCAATGTACCAGTTTGGATTTTGGGATCGAGTTTATTTGGAGCACAACTTGCGGCATTACTCGGTTTGCCATTTGCGTTTGCTTCCCATTTTGCACCCAACTATTTAAAAGATGCGATCCAAATTTACCAGAAACAATTTCGACCCTCAAAATACTTACAAGAACCATACGTGATGATGGCAATGAATGTGGTAGCAGCCGATACAGAGGAAGAAGCAGAATTTTTA containing:
- the eboE gene encoding metabolite traffic protein EboE, which encodes MKTKFGHVTYCSNIHLGESWKEHWKELKTYLPKIKKQVSPDTPFALGLRLSNQASIELLQKENLKAWKNWMEQESLYIVSINGFPFGGFHTDVVKENVYLPDWSKEERLDYTIRLFSLLKEVLPAGEEGGVSTPPLSYSFFDSNDLEKKQRRQICTKNIIRILVHLIHVKIETNQTLHLDIEPEPDGVLGTFFDFIRWYEEELIPTALPILSETFGTTSEIGKQIILDHIRLCLDVCHLAVSFEMNPFLFSELNRTGIKVGRMQVSSALKVRFENQPNEILELLKPFDEKKYLHQVISSLPDGTKVSYRDLGFAIEHGATPKEEWRIHFHVPIFLKSYGTFSSTQEELLFGLEEQKKSPFTNLLEIETYTWGVLPSSLHMPLEASITREIQWLQSVLGIFPGESGSVNEG
- a CDS encoding 3-dehydroquinate synthase, which encodes MKESHFKKIRSEFQVPYRYDVFFTNNLFSIENPIFANFMEKETIGNTNRKLLILLDEGFLLHHKTIENEIQNYFQTRLPQIQLIPEILVVPGGEESKNQSKYWEKILSAVNQYGIDRHSYLMVIGGGAVLDMVGYAAAISHRGIRLIRVPTTVLSQNDSGVGVKNSINYFGKKNFLGTFSPPIAVFNDFTFLHSLEERDWRSGMAEAIKVSLIKNKTFFEWIESSVDRLVSRDPSAMEYLIYECARLHVEHISQGDPFEFGSSRPLDFGHWFAHKIEYLSDFTIRHGEAVAIGMALDSIYSSLVGDLEKSECDRILSLLKGLGFSFQHPIVLEKGKDHLMVSLEEFREHLGGKLTLLMLEEIGKSKEVYSVDQTVLESAFIRLIQS
- the eboC gene encoding UbiA-like protein EboC (EboC, a homolog the polyprenyltransferase UbiA, belongs to system of proteins involved in the trafficking of precursor metabolites to an extracytoplasmic compartment so that the biosynthesis of certain natural products, such as scytonemin, can be completed.), which produces MNLKSYLTLLRPSNLLTAIADILAGMAIVGFPWKENGIFLILSSVCLYGGGVVLNDYFDRDIDSRERPERPIPSGNVSPRFAVFMATSLLCLGVLLASFYGKESFFVSGTIVIFIFLYDRFAKHHQILGPLVMGFCRGFNLILGMTILGSVPVNFIFIAILPILYIAAITLISQNEVVGGGKTKFVLSGFLYGMVLLIQSTLAFYKGQFLFAIPFLCLHGALLFPPLWNAYLEPSPVRIGKAVKMGVISLIVFNASFAAAFGFLILALCILLLLPLSLSIAKYFAVT
- a CDS encoding TatD family hydrolase codes for the protein MCDQNSSTNNPSHFENQNTSKEIPTHVDLRWDEYKESIKGFKFFDPHIHMVSRTTDDYQNMAQAGIVAVIEPAFWVGQPRTGLSSFKDYYSSLVGWERFRSSQFGIKHYCTIGLNSREANNERLAEEVMEILPLYIYKEGVVGIGEIGFDDQTDLEEKYYRLQLELAKEAKLPVQIHTPHRDKKRGTERSMAIALEHGLDPSWVVVDHNNEETVKSVLDQGFYAAFTIYPFTKMGNKRMVSIVEEYGSERIMINSSADWGISDPLAIPKTAALMVSRGISHEVIRKVTYENAIEAFAKSGQLDVSDFENGFSADPSDKFHGNSVLRGGQQPKWNQNSLFID
- a CDS encoding EboA domain-containing protein, with translation MSQSVSLSLFSILKSHTTKEEMEWLDSIPKMHLESVMTAFVKAPRHLSKTIIQTPIGIGDLIPEVPGFTVQDWNLVRLSRVWLLSFFAQLPKEQLVQKIETLFDTAELNELVALFSALPILPYPDVWLPRATDAVRSNMGFVFDSIALCNPYPFFHFPELAWNQLVLKTIFNSKPIALIYGISQRKNKNLSESIFDFIRERWAAGRDIPSNVWLLVSPYISETHLPFLKRLFLSQKEEDVMAASLLCSESSLEPIQDLFNEHPKYKDEIQKGKWNWSNFMTVC